The Chlorocebus sabaeus isolate Y175 chromosome 11, mChlSab1.0.hap1, whole genome shotgun sequence genomic interval ttccaagccctcctccttccttcctttatcctCCCAGAGAGCCTGCTCCAAGGTGGGAGGTTAGATAGGAATTCTGAGCATTTGCTGACCAATCATGAATACTGCAGATCAAAATCTGCGCCTATTTTATTAGCAAATTCTGGAATTGCgagtaatgaagaaaaaaaaagctacaaagaGGGCTTAGAAACAGTTGTTTTTCTAGTTAGCTGATGGGATTTGGATTTGTGTCCATGTctaaatctcatgtcgaattgtgatccccagtgttggaggagagaACCGGTGGCAGGAGATTGGATGGTGGGGTGAttccccccttgctgttcttgtgctagtgagttctcacgagatctggttgtttaaaagtatgtagcacctccttcttctctctctttctcctgctcctgccatgtgggACAACCCTGCTTCCCTCTCACCTTCTACCatgttgtaagtttcctgaggcctccccagccatgcttcctgtacagcctgtagaatcatgagccaattaaacctcttttctttatcaattacccagtcttgggtagctCCTTGTAGCAATGTCAGAATAGACTGATACATTAGCTTTTAGGAGAAATACGAGTTTGGCGAGTCCTGAGCTCCCATGACAAGGACtcagtgctggtgaggatgcagatgTTAAGTTGCACGACAGCTGTTGCCACTCTGCTTAAAAATACTCAGCTCCCTCCTGAGCCTGAGCCCCATATATTAAAGGTACATCTCATCATCATGGACCCTGTGATTCTGAGAGTGGTTACAGTGAAGTGAATTTCTGTTCAAGGATTGTTtcccattgaatttttttttcttttaattctccttttattttggaaaatcttGACCATACAAAAGTGGAAATACTATAATGAGCCCCCACGTACCATTAATCAGCTTCAACACTATCAAGTCCAGTGTTTCCTTTCTCTGCCACTTCCAACTCAATTACTGTGAAGTAAATCCCACACATATCACTTCATTCATAATTAAGTTATGTACCCCTAGAAGGCaaactctttccttttatttttcaatttgaaaataatgaatcTGTTTCCAAGTATCCTACAGAGATGATTACTgagtttttttaataattattttgaaccCATTAGACATATCTGATGCAGTTAGTGTCCTTGTGGATGTGCAAACTGTCCATCTTTTGCCAACAGGAGCCTTTTCATGTTGCTTGAGTTCTTCTGACATGGCCCTAGTAATCCTTGCTAGCTTCCTTAATCTTTGATATGACCATATTGATGTGACCATGTTCCCACATTATTTGAACATTTCCTGACCCAGTTCTGGAATCAACCACCTCTCCAAAGAGCCTGAAGTTCCTTTTAGAGAGAAATGGTATGTAGACACAATCAACATGATCTTCCTACCATGCCCAACACCTCAGTTCTCAGTAACACCAACATAATTACTCATTTGCTTTATCCCCCAACACACGCACAACCATCTCCAAATAACAGCAACAGTCTAGTAATAACATGTTTATTGAAAATCCTAACACTGTTACGTTCTTTTTATTCTCAGGGTATATTCCACTAGAGATGTACTGCCCTATGTTTTGAAGTCACCTAGAAGAGTTCTTAGTGTGGTCATATGATTACATCAAGagtttttttacttttgatgGTTAGGGACGGCttcttaaaacttattttagaaCTGATTTTACTATCTTAAAATACTCACACAGTTCCGAAGTCACATTTACACAAACAAGGCATATTTGAAGTCTAGTTTTCATCCTTGATCCTCCTACTCTAGGCTCTTCCTTCTCCTAAAGGAAAGCATTTTCATTCCTTACCCTTTTCGACGTATTGGTATGAACACACGTGTGGCCCCTTCCAGGCAGTCCTCAGTGATGTCACATGTTCCCATGACACCTGTATTGTACTCTCATCAGTCATCACATGGAATTTATCTTCCCTAAGTATTATTTGGGCTCCTCCACGAGATTGTGAGCATCTGACCACTGGAGGGTCGCTTCCCATTATATCCCTATTATCAAGCACAAGGTCAGGCATAGAGTAAGACTCAAACACGTTTTGGAATATATAACCGGTATGAACTAGAAACCAGTAAGCTGACGTTTTCATTTTGAGACTATAAATCTAATTTTGTAGTGGTTTTGTGTATGGTTCAAGGCTCAAATTGTAAAACTTAACATTACGTGACCAAAGCAAGTTATACCcagaacctcaatttcctcaccttcAAAATGGGGCAGAGTTTCTGACTTACTGGTCTACTCTCAGGATTTTAATGAGCTCATGCATAAACAGTCCTTTATATAAAGTAAGTGCTGGATAAATGTTGGCTACTATAATAAAATAAGCCTCTAAGATACTTGGTCAGCACAGGCACTACCCAAGAGTACGCACTGTAGAGGAACTgacaaaaaaaattgtgtatctaAAACCGGCCAGATGAAAGAGAAACTTTTAAGGGGCCCTTCTGCATGCCtgacactgtgctaggcactcaCACTATCCCGACCTGAGAAACTGATCTGGGACCCAGAGGAACTTACCAAGCCTCCAGCATCTTGTGTAGCCCTACTCATGGGACCACCTGGATACACCACCCCCTCGTCTTTATACGGAGCAGAACACACGTGATATATGTCAGCAAACAAAGTCAGGAAGTATATTTTCGCCTGAGGCAATATCTGAAAATTGTAGGCTCCAGCCTCCAAAGTGAGTCTTCCTCTCAGTACCTCTCTTCTAGACACATGGAGACCTTTCTTCCCAGCATGAAGTTGAACCACTTAATGAATGAAGTCCTGGACCTGCTTAACCACGCTCCCTATAATCTCTGAATAATCTTCCTTTTCCACAACCTCAGGCATAATCTCATCTTCTGTTTCTATTACAATTTCAAATTCTGGCAAAAGGAAGTTTTGGTCTGGAGTTGTGAGGTTCAGATGATCTGCTTGTGCACAAGCCTGCTTATGTCCCAATCTCCGGTCTAGGGTCTGATGCTCCTCGCCGCAGTAATACGCTTTGTGGCATCTAGAGCAAGTTTTGGGGCCTAAACAGCCACAAACCCTGCAGAGATGAGCACCAGACTTAAGTTGGAGATACACCGATTCTCCTGTTTCTGGGGGAGGATTCTCAGAAGGTGGCTCATatgaataaaaatcatttttcctgGGTAGCTGATTCCTAGAAACTCGTAGGCTGGCATAGCACAGCGGCTTGCGGCAGCAGAAGCGGAAGATGCCGCGGTGGAAGGAGTCGGCGTGGCCTGCCAGGGGCTCATACACCTGCCGCAGGAAGGAGAGTGGACGGCCGCACAGCGCGCAGGCCAGCTGGGCGGCGCTCAGTCACGCCGGCCAGCCGCCCGCCCCCGTGCTGGGGAACTGCTCGCTGCGCCGCAGCGCCGACTCAGCGAAGGCCAGCTCCACAGATCCCGCCCGGGCGGCAGCCATGTGGGGCGTGGGCTGGCGTGGGGAGCAGCCCATAGCTAGGTCTCCCATTGAATTTTGATGtgtttttctttggaaaactttCAACTCTGTTGTATTTTTCTCTCCAGGATACTCCAAGTATATTTTCACCTGTGAGGCAATATCTGAAAATTGTAGGCTACAGCCCCCAAAGCTGAGTCTTCTCAGTACCTCTCAGTACCTCTCTTTTAGTCATTGAGCCCTTTCTTTAAACTctgatttttactttcttgacTGAGTTGTTATAACATGACACAATGAAACCATCTTGTTACAGAAATTGGGAAAAGGATGTTTAGGGGAACAGGTTTGATACGTTTCCCATGCACCTTCTTACTGGCAATGTTGATGATCAAAATGCAAGAATCTTTTAATtaagttgaattttattttccactCGGATTCTTTAATACTTCTGCTGAAGGAATTGCTAAGAGGCCAATTAGTACAGTAGACTATTATAAGTGAAGATGATTTTGGAGTAGGCTTTGAACTTAATGACAATAGCATTCCATTATTTTTTAGTTAATTCATTCAATAAGAGCAAAGGACATTTAGAAACTTGATATTTTCATGTTGAGTTTTATGGTGAACAGCTAAGACAGCCACAGCTTGTCAATCAAGATCAGACACTAGAACGCCATTATCTGTTTTGGAGTTAAGAGTTTTTATTCCCCTGTTAACAGACTGAAGGATACATTTAAGgcacttttttcttaaaagaaatggaGCAATTTAGttaaaacaatcaaaataaacttttgaatGGCTAATCTTCCTCTGAGATCAGACAGTTCCCTTCAACTTCCAAATTCACAAAGGTTCTGTGAGTGTGCCTTTGCATTTGCAAAAAGCCACGGGAAACTTTGAGTTTCACTTTTACCATCTAACGGAGACCTTTGTGCAGTTCTTATCTAACTGGATGTTATTATTTGgtttatatttctattaagtGATTGCCACTtcatgtacatgtatacatatgtacatatatatatttaattgccTTTCAGAATTAGTATAGACTATATTACTTTACAAATTATTATGTGTACCTGAAGTGttgctttttggaggagtctcaAGGATTTTTCTCAGACTATCATACTGTTTGTGTGGCtttgctcattaaatatttatttgttttggaggAAGTGACATTGGTGTAAACTAAGCCCTGTGACAACCATTAGAAATAAGGTTACTGcttggggttatttttttttactgtggcaAAATTTGGTGGAACTGTAACACTTGTGGCTTAGACTAGAATCCAGCTTATCTTCTGTACCCAAGACCTGTTATTAATTACTTGGGTGATGTCAGGCAAATTACCTGAGATCTTTATGCCTGTCCAACACTTGTGAATGCGCACTTTATAGGCTGAGTATGAACTTCTTACCCTTATTCTAGTTAAAACAtgaattttatcttctttttctgcaAACAGCCCTCCATTCTGAATCTTTGCTGCATAAGGAGACACTGCTCCCTACAGGAACTAGATAGTATAACATCTGCCCCTGGTGTatccggaattggttccttctggtgggctcttggtcttgctggcttcaagAATAAAGCTGTCGACCCTGGCGGTgaatgttacagttcttaaagacaatgtgtccagagtttgttccttcagatgttcagatgtgtctggagtttcttcctttgggtgggttcgtggtctggctgacttcaggagtgaagctacagaccttggcagtgagtgttacagctcttaaaggtagtgtggaccccaagagtgagcagcagcaagatttattataaagagtgaaagaacaaagcttccacagggtGGAAGGAAACCTGAGCAGATTGCCATTGCCGGCTcctgggtggccagcttttattcccttatttggctgCACACATGtcctactgattggtccattttacagggtgccaattggtccattttacagaatgccaattggtccattttacagagtgctgattggttcattttacagagtgctgattggtgcatttacaaacatttagctagacacagagtgctgattggtgagtttacaaacctttagctagacacagtgctaattggtgtatttttacagagtgctgattggtgcatttagaaacctttagctagacagagtgctgattggtgcatttacaatcctctagttAGAAAAGTTCTCCAGGTCCCCACTCGACCCatgaagtccagctggcttcacctctcactgggaTCTGGAGGGACTGACTGCCTGGGGTCAGGGATGGGAAGCTTGGGCTGAGCCTGAGGGGTCCTGGAGGCAGAGACTaactctttattttctaaaagaaatggcaaatacaaccattatttgttatttttctcctttattatgtAAGCATTGAATGTTCATAGTAGAAAGTGTGGAAATTGCAGATGCACGAAATGAACTAAATGGAAACATTCCGTAAAAATAATCCCCAAACCCAGGGGCCCTGACCATTTGTATGTGAGTAGGCCTCCTTCATGTCTTATGTCTACATGAGCTCCCTCCTCATTATCCCATAGGAAAGAGAGAATTAGTCCTTAAAAAGTTGTTCACGGGGTAAGGGTTTCTCTCAACTTCATTTTGAATTGCAAAGGGGAGTTTAGAGAAGATGCTTGGGTCTTAAAGGACCTCCATTAACATGAATATTGGGACCTAAAGAGGTGTCCCAGGAAACCAGGAAAACAAGTGGTAAAGAAATTGGACTCAGACTTCTCAATTATTCCTTGGAAGATGACCTTACACTTACAAGCATGGATGGGGATGTACACAGTGTTTTTACAGTTACTTAAAAGAAGAATTTCACATTGACATTGTGGAGGTTTCACACTTAAaggattaatttaaaaatgtcctAATGCCACATGAATCCCTCGCCGTGGTCAAGAGTTTCCTGATTCAAGGCTTCTGTTTCTCCCTCCGCTTAGACGAAAGAAAAGGTGTGAAGCCCTGGAAAACTGGCTTTGAAGATGCCAAACTCGCTTTAGAGAAGAGAAAGGCATTGCTGTCGGAGGTGCTTGTGAAGAATATgagttaaaaaattgttttctaaccaaataccacatgttctcacttataagtgggagctaaacatggaGCATCcgtggacataaacatgggaacaatggATATGCAGACTactagagtggggagggagggagggaaggagggagatgggggttgAAAAAGTACCAGCTGGGTACTAGACTCACTACCTGGGTGCAATGTACCCATGTCACAATCTGCACATATgccccctgtatctaaaataaaagttgaaattaaaaataaataaataaatacaagactGGCTGTCTCTGTAAAAAAACTAAATTGTtttccagctgggtgcggtggctcacacctgtaatcccagcgctttgggaggccgaggcaggtgggtcatctgaggtcaggagttcgagaccagcctggccaacatgatgaaaccccatctctactaaaaatacagaaattagccggtgtggtggcatgtgcctgtaatcccagctacttgggaagctgaggcaggagagttgcttgaccccaggaggtggaggttgcagtgagctgagatcgctacactgcactccagcctgggcaagagagtgaaactctgcctcaaaaaaaaaaaaaaaaagtttataatgtGAAAGGAACCAGCAATACtcataaaatatatcatatagaTAGATAGTTGCATCTAAACTGATATTATAAGTACATATTTGTTTTCCCTAAAAGCTTATATAATCAGGACAACCCCAGCATTTCTGTTCACTCActgggacattttttttttttttttttttttttttttttttgcattgggAAAATTGACTTGGGCTTTAGTGGTATGTATATTCCAATGTAATTCCCATTGACTTGGAGATTAGTGgtatgtatattcatatttttaaaaacctggagTATTTTATACATGCTCTTtgataatctatttttaaacaatgtattttaGATTTGTTAGTATACTTTTAGgatgatccatttccacttaattaatagtaaatatattttttcttatgattttaacgttttcttttttctagcttactttattgtaagaatacagtatataatacatataacatacaaaatatgtgttaatcaattatttatattatcaatAGGCTTCCAGTCAATAGTAGGCTATTAGCTGTTACGTTTCCAAAAATGTAGTCAAAAGTTATATGAGGATTTTCAGCTGCACGGGGTGTCGGTGCTCCAGCCCCTGCACTGTGCTAGGTCAATCTTATATCTATGTCATAGCTTCTATGATCTACACAGTATAAGAATATcgtattgtggttttgtttttgcttttgttttaagagacagggtgttgctctgtcacacaatctgaagtgcggtggcaccatcatagctcactgtaaccccaaaGTCCCGGgctgaagtgatcttcccacttcagcctcctgagtagctaggactatgagcgtgtgccaccatgcctggataatttttaaaaaaaaatttttttttgtagagacagggtcttgccgtgttgcccaggctgttcttagactcctggcctcaagtaatcttcctacctcggcctcccaaagcactgggattacaggtatgaaccatccatgcctggcccaataatTGTATACTCAAAATTATTGAAtgcttttctaatttcttttatctcctgtgtgtgtgtgtgtgtgtgtgtgtgtgtgtgtgtgtgtatgtgtgtgtgtgtttgtaagcCACATGCTATGAAAAGCTTCAGCATAGTCTACTGGGCCTAGAGTTCTAGCCCTGGCTTGGCTCTGCAGCTTCACATGTCATGGGCTGCCCCCACCTCCTCGCTGGCTGATGTCTTTCCACTCCATGTGCTTTTCTGTCACTCTGCCCTTTTCTGTCACTCCTCCTGTCCCTGCTTCCCCTCTA includes:
- the LOC119620617 gene encoding programmed cell death protein 2-like; amino-acid sequence: MAAARAGSVELAFAESALRRSEQFPSKVYEPLAGHADSFHRGIFRFCCRKPLCYASLRVSRNQLPRKNDFYSYEPPSENPPPETGESVYLQLKSGAHLCRVCGCLGPKTCSRCHKAYYCGEEHQTLDRRLGHKQACAQADHLNLTTPDQNFLLPEFEIVIETEDEIMPEVVEKEDYSEIIGSVVKQVQDFIH